acacacaatttATATTGGAAGCTACTGAAGCAGTAGAGAAAGGGGCCCAATTCAATTCAAGAGCGACAGGGGAAGCAGAGAGCAAAAGGGTGTACTTCAGCAGTCTCTCTCTTCCTAACAGCGCATGGTTTCTTCCTTCCTTGGGGAAATCGATGTGACAGAAATGGTATCATTTAAGGGCAGTGAGTCAGTGATTCGACATCCCCAACCTCCCCACCTATATAACAGGTGGACCAGTCACTAGCAGGCAGCCTATGCTTTAAGCCTCTTCATCGATTCAGCAACCTATCCACCGGCTGGGCTTTATATGCAACGACTCAAAAGGCTTTCATAAAGCTGATCATCATCCtccccaaaaaggaaaaaaaaaaaaaatcgatcgTAGGGCCTTTGCAATAAATTGAACCCGGCTTCTCCCATCACAAAAAGCAAGTTGAATTCGGTCACTCCACAAGTGGCATGATGGTGGAATGGAGAATCCATGCTCTCATCCACACAGTAGTGATCTCTTTGTTTTTCCTGTAGCCGACCAAACATATGGGGGGATACTATATCAACGTAGGAATTCTTATGATATATTATGAACTGTAAACATTTATGGTATCTCTGGATTCTATAATTGGTGAAATGTCTTATACAAGTATGGCTGTGTGGCCTAGGATTAGGGTGGGGGTGGAGGTGGGGGTGGCAATCCATTGGACGGGTCTGGGGGCTGTGTTTGTACCCACCATTCACCGCGGGTGTGACACAAGTGGGGACGATAAAAAATACAGAAAAGCAAATGGCTATGCGGATGGTCATGTGTGGAATGATTGGAATCCggtgaatttaatataattactCCATGACTGAAGTGATCAAGGAATGGCGTTTTCAATTCACCTGGGTCATGTCAATTTTATATGCTGAGAATGACTTCCATGAATGGGCAACGCAGCGAAAGAAAGCTACGCTTGAACTTTCAAAGCAGATGACGAGAGAGGTAATAATAATTTACAGATATGTAAGGCTAGAATACAATGAAATGaatatgtattttattgttCAGGGATTAGGATTGTGACATGCATTTTGATGATGTAGAAAAATTTAATCCTTTAAGGAGTCTATCATTTGTCAGCAGTGGGTCCAAATGGACGTGCCCTTTCAGAGCAAGTGGCATGTGTCATAGCTCAGAGTCAGGCAAAGACAAGAATAGGAGCTTGAAAGTACAACCAACAAGGTTACATGGTGAAGGTCCACCTACAGAAGTCATTTCGAAAGATACTACTTTGGAAgagaaaaagggagaagatAAGAGGTGTTGAATGCCAAGAGAGATTAGTTATAGATTTACAATAATTGAGTGATTGATCTTTTGAAAATTCTTGAATTTTCACACTCAATCAAAGGCATGACAGCAAAAACCAATTTACATGGGCCATGGTGAATTCTAAGAGCCTAGTAAGGCCACAATAAACTTATAAAAGCATAATGATAAATACTAATTGTGTCAGATATTATGCCTGTGAAAGTGAAAGGAATGCATAAAAGTATCAATTGCTCTTAATGAAGAATTTAATTCCTCCTGAAGGATCCTCTACTAGAATTTAGAGCTACCATAAGTTGGAGAATGTGAAAGTACCCTGCCGTTATTTGGAGCTGCTGAATCATTAACTCGCTTTATGCAGTCAGAGTCAGAGGCATCTACTTTGCTGCATAGTGCTTTTTTAATGACCTTCCCCTATCTACTTGTTAAAGCCTGATGCCTTCAACAAAATTAAGACACAATTTAGATTTGTCAAATATGATAAGAGCCAATCTCATATGGCCTGTGTATGAATGAATGCCAATCTCATCCCTAATACGATTACCGAGATCAAGTGAGTTGAATATGGCTGATAATGTAGAAATTTCAGTCAAAACAGGTAATTGATGAGACAGTGGTAAATTCACCAGAAATCCATGGGTTCATATCCATATACAGGTAGGCGGATAAATATGGATGGCTGAATAGACCTGCTCACCAGCTAAGTATAATGCATAGAACTTCTATATGCTAGGATGGGCTCATTGGGCCCAGCTGTAAGATTAATCCGCTATGGGCTTAACATAACCTGTGCCTGCAAACGATACCACATAAAACTGGTACGAGTCACACACAAATCTCAATTACAAATGAAGATGCTCCATTGATCCagcatcattatttttgtaagCAACACACAGAAGAGAAAAGCCAGTCATGGATCACAGCACAGCAAGAAGCTCATTCGATTATTCAGTTCTATTGAGTTCTGTCTACATAGTGGAATGACCAACTCGAACCTGAACCTTGTGCCACGATGTGTTCAGTACCCCTCTCAAGTTCCAGATTTCTTCCACACTTTCAGGTTGGACATTTGCTGCTGTATCCACCTGCCCATCAATGGAATGAGAAACATGATGAGTACAAAACTACACTCAAACCGTAGCATGGATTGCAACTCATATAGGATGCAAATTTCTCATGGGTCACTCTGCATGGGCTGGGACCAGAAGTTATCAAAACGTTAGTAGAAAGGTTCAAGTTGAACTCTGCAGTCTAcctatcccaaaaaaaaaaaaaaaggttggacTCTGCAGTCCCCTCATAACTAAGCATAGGACAACAGACCCATGtatgttataaaaatttgtGTACATATTTTCGTTCTTTGTTTATATGTAAACACACATGCATAAAAGCATGTGCTAAGCTGCCAAGTTTGGATACAGATCGTGATTTGCAAGACAATCAGTTGTCAGCATTCTAAATTGGTTCTACCTGGGAAAGGATCATGATTTATCGGTCAGTAAAGGGCAATAATAaccaagaaaataggaaaattaaaCAAGTGTGTCAGGGCTGAAAGTTGTATAGAGAACCAGCAGCATAAGCAATCCATTTGTGTTGGAGAAAGACTTTTTGCAACCATGCTTGACCAACACCCACCCAAAACAACAATTATAATTTCATACAAAAATGTTGATTGTCACTACTCTACCTGATCTAATTGCTCTCAGAACATCTGGAAATGATATTATAGCTGACTATTATTATCTGGTCCCAATCTTAATCTTGAAGACACATTCTCTAAAATGGGTTCACCTCAGATGGTATATGTCCTGGACATATAATATAGTTTTGGGATAAAATCTCAGTCAGTGTAAGGGTGTAGACATTGAATATGACAGGCAATGATGCCATCACAAGAAACAAGACATACCGCTTTAGCAACTATTTCAGTACTGTGAGGGGCATCAACTTTGGCCTCAAAAAGCACCCATGCCCATTTGTCATTGTTTTCATCATCAGAAACATATGGAATGCCAGGCTTCTGGTATCTGGAAGCTTCTACCCAGGTTTTGCCACCATCAACAGAAATATCTACCCTCTCAACTCCACGGCCACCTCCTGCTGCAGCATATCCACTAACAGTTATCTGCACACAGAAATAAAAATGAGCTAGTTGGTAGATTTTGCAAAGCAACCCAGGTCCATCCATCGAGGTGAAGACAGGCAGCAATACCTGCCCCTACAGTGACAAATTCAGGTTTTGGGAATAATTAGTTTCCAAGGGCAAGGGTCAAGGAACAAATTTGTGCACCTTGAACTCCTTCAGTGGTTGGGTGAACATCCACAGCAGCAGATAGAGATATATAATGGAAAATATCATCAATATTTCCAGAgagattcaaaataaatttgacagGCAAACCACTCAAATCATGGTTAAAAAGCACCATAAGTTAATGCCatcattttataataaatcagaaaaaaaaaaaaaaaaaaaacagaaacattattagaaatttatttcgAATATTcatgtaaatattttaagattactAAATCGCACAATTTTATAGGTACTTAAGCACAATGGAAATGTGAGATATGTTTGGGAGTCTCAAAGACTTGGAGAATAAATAACTACCTTTTGTGGATTCAAAAGGTAAAGCTGAATCTGTTAGAAACCCAATGTTTTGTGGAAATGTGCTTTATCATACAACCAATAATTGCAAAGAGAACTAACCTTTCCATGCTTTATCACATTGATGTCTTCCAGGGAGCATATTGCACACTGTCAGCAAATCCACAAGGATTGATCAGGTAATATTTGCCTTAAAACAATTCACTCTGAATCAGCATATCACACTCTCACAAACTAAAtccatatttatccttataGAACCATAATTGCAAACattgttcaaaaaaaaaaaaggggtagCATCAAGTAAATGCCTGAATAGGAAAATCCATTATTGGCCTCCTGGTAGACCACTCAATATTATCCCAATTCACTGAAGGTGGAAACATTTTGTAGTCTTTTTGCATAAAAAACCCCTGCAAAATAGCAATATAAACTCTATCATATGACAgagtgaagaaagaaaatgaataaaatatcaaaatgaaaatggcATTCCAACCTGGCATGGCTCTGCAATAATATTGATGGAATCCAGCCATTTAACTGAACGAGCACCAATGACCCCTGGGACAATGACGCGCAACGGATACCCATGGTCACGGTTCAGAGGCTTTGCCAtgataagaagaaagaaaaatgaagttaGAAGAATCGATTATGATATTATGTACACAAATTTTGAATTACCAGGGATTTAGTAAGGCAGGATAGAAAGATGTTTAAAACATATAATACAGAAAAAGAGATATGACTGAGCAagattatgttaaaaaaaatgagactttCATATGCAAAGACAGAACACCAGAGATACATCATTATTTGACCATGGAAGATTATATTCACAATCCTTGTAAAAGTAACTTACTGTGTTCATGGGACACAGGGAGGCCAATTACAGAAAAATAACAGAAGGGTCAAAATATTCACCTCATTACTAACATTAGCAAGATAAAGCTTTTTCTCCATTTATACTTTTTGGTAGCAAACACGGTTTACCATAATGAACATGCCGACATAAAAGGATGAGAATCTTCAAAAAGGATAAGCATATAAACCCTTCTCAGAAGGCAAGTTCACTAACCTCTCCATTCATCTCATAAGCAAGCAAAACATCAGCTTCAGGGTTTGAAGCCTGACTTAGTGGAATTGATGCCTTATAAGGTCCCCCATTCTCCTCCTACATTTTTTTGTGATTGATGAAAGCATTAAAAAAAGTAGCATACAAGATCACTCATAAGCTAGTAAAGGACAACCACAAAACAGCATACAAGATtaagaataagatttaaaaGACCAAAGCTACAACCTTACACATATCAACGCTCACAAATTCAACATGTTTTCCACCTGACTGTGTGGTACTTGTGAACTTAGGTATCCCAACAAGTTCAAGAACATCTGCCAATTTGGCACCACCCCAGACAGCTGACAggaatttaaagaaatatggGAAGTTAAcagttaataaaataattaaaaaaaattaaaaaagaaaaacctcaaCCCCATCAGATTTCTGTCCAAGAATGAAACTTCCTACACAGATagctaataaaaaataactataaaaattaCTTCTTAAAAAGGGTGAAGGAATgataacttaaatatttttcctttaaaaaaggGAGTAAAGAATTTTACTTCTGGCttttccaagaaaataattCACCGAAGGGATCGCGTTTGTTCCAATAGATTTCATGACCAGCTCAGCTCCCTTCAAAGTTCAAAAGATTCTAAACTCTCCAGTATTTTGTTAGCAGGCCATCTTATTGTCTACTAGATTTGAAGCTAATCTACACTAATTGTACTAAAAGGAGCAACAAGCTTGATCTTGGATGATGGAGATAATAAACCATTTCCAATAGCAGCAATATCCCAGCCGACTCCTTTCACGGTTCTGACTTTACTCATAGCTGTTCTTCTGTTACCTGCACACTGCACAACTCAAAACCAGGCCAATTAATGAGCTCATGAAATTCGATTAAGAATAGAACTGAAGGTACTATCTAAAGCTTGTGGGGGAGGGATTCCAACTAGAGGACTCAACCCCAACATTAAACCAAAAAGATAAGTATATGAAACATACTTGTAAAGTGGCAGTAACATCATACTTTGGAAGATCCCTGTTATCACACAACATTAAATCCTTGTTCAATTAAATATGTACAACATACTctcattaatttctttaaagGAGAATAAACAACAAATTTTGCTCGAAAGAAGGTTAAACTAGAGGTACAGCGGCTCAAAGTAGATACATATCATTCACCACTCCCTggtgtaaaaataaataaataaaataaaaataaaaaagtgaaaaaaataaaataaaatccatgtCTCACCAGATATCTTTCATGGACAGCATTTTGGGATGTTCAATCAAACCACGCACAGAAACAGAGTATCTATTTAGACAAACACGAGCAGAAATCAGTTCAAGTTCACTAAAATAGAGTACGTTGAATGGTTTAATCAATGTAGAGCCTATTACCTTTCTATGTCATCAACAATAGGGATTGGTCCATGATTTCTCTTGTAGAACAAATCCACTGGCGTCACATAAGTGGTAATCAACATTGAACGCGGTGGTTCGGCGTTAAAAGGCGCCTGCACCAAGAATGGCAGagtgaaatattattaatacaCACACATATGATTAATTCTGTTTGCCTCGATGGAAACTTTTTTCCTATGAGAAGAGAACAAATAAATTGACTTCAGGAACAATTTTGAAGACAACGCAGGAAGAAAGAAGGGAAATCCTGAAACCAATAATAGGATTGGGCTTTAGAGTGTGTTTcaactatttttctttaatttctcaGGAACCAAACGGAAATGATTACGAATAAAAAACCGACCTTGGCATTGATCCGGAGGCATGGATGACGAGCGGGTTCTCGTGAATAATCGGATGGCCCTCTGAGGCCCGGCATTCTTGAAGCTTCTTCTTTGAAGTCTTAGGGTTTGATTTCTCTGCAAAATTTAGCGAGGAGAGAGGACTTCGGGGTTTGCTGATATAAAACGAGCACTGACTCGCGTCGGAAAGTGATATGGTGGATTCCGTGGCATTTCGCTGGGGTCGGCTCCGACGATCTGAGCCGTCCCAGCCCCATGGGAAGCGTTGATTTCAATAAATGAGGTGGGCCCAAAGTTGATCAGGGGAGGTGAAAATCGGCAGCTTGcggattttgttgtttttttttttttctgagaagAATCAGTGGGAGCTACCGCGAAATCAGGCCGTTCATCTTGATTTGGTTGTAGGTCCATATGTGGCGGTAGAGCTGAGGACATTGTGACATTTGGATTGGCGGAGGTGTGAGTGGCTGCCTTGAAATCATCCACTTTGTAACATCACTACTGCTTGTCCCTATGAACATCCACTATGTccaataaatttttgaaaaataaaataattctttgacGTTTTTTTGTctgataattcattttttaagaataaaattaaaatatttttaattgtttttattgaaaaattaaatacataaaatattttatgtactTAGAATAATTACTCTGAAGTGCCTTAAAAGAGTGTAACaaaaatttttatcaatcaTAATTGGATTGGAATGTATGTTTCAAATATAACTAATTTTGTgagacaaatatatataagttttatatatcgaataatataatacaaaaatatttatcacaATGAGGTGTTTGGTATATGGgaatatacatatttcattcttttcctctttcattctcatgtttgaataaattttatgaggatatgaataaaataaaaatgatctgacataaatcaaagaaaatttataagtgAGATTTCAATTCATCGTAGGTGATATTCTGATTCATttatcccataaaaaaaatattaaatagtctaaaattactattttactcTTAAATTTCTCTCATCAATTATTTATACCTTTTCATCCCATAACAAGactattttttttagtcttattatttagtgaaaaaaagaaaactttcaaaatttatttttttaaatgaaaataaaaaatattttaaactgtGTAatgatattattgttattttttttattatcattcatattattactaaacattaaaatgaaaataaataattattccaATCTTGAATTTCTATGGTTATCCAAACACTTGAAATagaatcaataaatttatcaaaatataggaataaaaacaaaatattcatttaccTTTCTGTTCCCATGTACCAAAAACCATTataaagtttatatattttaactaaatataaatataatattacatatCTTATTAGATAACCTAAGTTAGCTCATGTCCTGAATTTAATATCCAAGGGTATATGTGTCTTATCATATCTTATCTTATTAACCGACCGTAACCTTAGTgtactaaaaaattttaatcactTATTAACTTCACACccggatttttctcaatagtacggtaatttaaaaaagttatgcttaaattactgtagtagaagaagttattacaaatatacggtagtttttgccacataGGAAAGatgatttgccacttaggagagaggagagaggagagaggacaGGAgttcagcggataatttttttttttaaacaaagggaaatcgtctttacaagggaactcgtctcttgaagagacgagttccatgaaaaaaaatatatataaaaaaaagaaaattcctcaaggtatatattttaaaaaaaattccttaaaaaaaaaaaaaattccacaagggaaattcaagagacgagtttcccatgggaaatttcttttttttttttaaatattattttaaaaaaaattcccaaattaaaaaaaaaaaaaaaaaaaaaaaaaaaacaattccacaaggggaactcgtctcttcaagagacgagtttcccatgggaaaattttttttttttaatttttttttttaaattcctaaattaaaaaaaaaaaaaaaaatccacaagaGGAACTTGTCTCTTcgagagacgagtttcccatgggaaaattttttttttttaatttttttttttttaaattcccagataaaaaaataaaaaaaaaaaacaattccacaaagggaactcgtctcttgaagagacgagtttcccatgggactttttttttttaaatatttaaaaaaaattcataaattaaaaaaaaaaaaaaaaacaattccacaagggaaattcaagagacgagtttcccatgggaaaattttttttttttaaatatttttttaaaaaaaattcccaaattaaaaaaaaaaaacaattccacaaggggaactcgtctcttcaagagacgagtttcccatgggaaatttttttttttttaaatattatttttaaaaaaaaattctcaaattaaaaaaaaaaaaaaaaacaattccacaaggggaactcgtctcttcaagagacgagtttcccatgggaaatttttttttttttaaatatttttttttaaattcccaaattaaaaaaaataataataaaaaaataaaaaaataaaaacaattccacaaggggaactcgtctcttcaagagacgagtttcccatggggaatttttttttttaaaatattttttttaaaaaaattcccaaattaaaaaaaaaaaaaaaaaaaaaaaaaaaaaaaaaacaattccacaaggggaaacTCGCCtcttgggaattttttttttttttttttttaatttgggaattttttaaaaaaaaatatattaaaaataataataataatttcccatgggaaactcgtctcttgaagagacgagttccccttgtggaatagtttttttttttttttttttttttataaatttaggaattaaaaaaaaaaaaaaaaaaatttcccaagagacgagtttccccttgtggaatagttttttttttttttttttttttgggaatttttttataaaattttttttttcctatgggaactcgtctcttgaagagacgagttcccttgaagaattgttttttttatttttatttttttattatttttttttttaaatttgggtattttttttcccatgggaactcgtctcttcgtctcttgaagagacgagttcccttgtggaattgtttttttttttttttttaatttgggaatttttttataaaaaaaaatatttaaaaaaaaattcacttgggaactcgtctctttttttttttttttaatttgggaacttttttataaaaaatatatattttttttaaaaaaaatttttgttttcccatgggaattcgtctcttcaagagacgagttcccttgtggaattgtgcgttttttttttttttttttaatttgggaatttttttaaaaaaaatatatatatatatatattttttcccatgggaactcgtctcttgaagagacgagttccttcgaggaattgttgttttttttttttttaaataataatttgggattttttaaaaaaaaaatatgtatttttttttcaaggaactcgtctcttgaagagacgagttcccttgtaaatagggaatttttttaaatactaatttttttttcatggaactcgtttttttttttttttaaataataatttgggatttttttaaaaaaaatatgtatttttttttcaaggaactcgtctcttcaagagacgagttcccttgtaaatggggaatttttttaaatactaattttttttttttcatggaactcgtcttttgaaaagacgatttccctttaacttttgaaatttgaaaagatgattttggttttaaaaaaaaattatccgttgAACCTCTCTCctttctcctctctcctaagtggcaaatcctctttcctaggtggcaaaaactaccgtatatttgtaataacttcttctactacagtaatttaagcataacttttttaaattaccgtactattgagaaaaatcccttCACACCCTGTGTCCTAAAATTATAATAGACAAAATAAGTATGACAAAGGCCAATtatcacttaaaaaaattatcaaatcaaattatgttATGTATCACTTCAAATCCCAGACAAGTATTATGGTAATGTAGACCCCATATTTCGCTCGATGCGTTCCCATTCGATGCATGactcacttttttatttatttggtgaaaaatatgattttttaaaaaaaaacttggagttgccacttatttttattttatttttaaagggaaaagaaaataagaaaaaaaaaaaccttaaatgtgactccttatttgaaaaaacaagtctgtgaaaaatcgagtcAGGTTCGAGACcaagttacctattaggaaggttcAGTAAAAAATCGTAACACCCTTCTTAGTCCCTAAAAAtaagtctctactaaataaaatGAGACAAGTGcagcaattgatgaggaaatcaatagataccaatgaaatgatcaaataataaaacaaatcatgCATGAGAATGAGCAAAATGGGAGTGAGATCGAATCTTAACAGCAAGTCATAATGCACTATCATGAAACGGGATTAATGTacaataatgaatacaaaatatatcgcATGCGTCataaaacagagaaagaaatctTCATTGATAATTATGCActtcacttgaattattttcaaagaaaatatttcggatgttgggcccccatcaaagcccaatttattttttgcatgaattggttcaatgagttccattatttggaaccatgaagtttgttcatacttattaaaaatcaagaaaaacggaaaaattattttaaaatcaaagaaaaatttgtGAAGGTGtttgcttgaaaaaaaaaaaaaaaaaaaggcaacaagtttattaaaaatgagatttttggtgaccctaaaccttaaagaaagacaaaaaattgaggacttaaaattatttgaaaactggagttgatttaaaattattttttaaaaaaaatgggagttttaaaaattatttgaaaattgaagttttgaaaattaaatttgaagattggaattttgaaagattatttaaaaatggaagtttttgaaaattaaatttgaaaatttgaattttaaaaatttatttggaaatgggagttttgaaaattaaatttgaagatcggaattttgaaaagaatatttgaaaatggaagttttgaaaaattatttgaaatttggagttttgaaaattaaatttgaagattggaattttgaaaaaaaaaaattgaaaatggaagttttgaaaattggaattttaaaaagttatttgagaaaggaattttttttaaattaaatttggaaattgaaaatttggaaaattatttgaaaattaaatttgaaattagaattttggaaaattatttgaaaatgaaaggtttgaaaattggaattttggaaaattatttgaaaaatagaagttttgaaagcaaaattaaaaaattaaataaataagaacaCATGGCCTTTGGGAATGATTCATAGAAGGTGGGATTCtaaaattaactataaaaaaaaaaaaaaaaaaaaaaacaactaaaatgcatggaaaaattgaaggaaagcCACATGTCTCTCAAAATAAAGCAGAACGTGAGTCATACGTGCATGTAGAAgttggaaaaatataaaaggggCTAGTGAGGTCATTTTTGGTTGGCTGAGAAGTGGGTCATTCTGATACTTGGGCAATTTGTTCTGGTGTTTCTCCTTTGTGAACAATTTTAATAGCAACATTCTGGTTCTTATACTTTCCTTTATACACTTTGGCATGAACACCTTCTCCAATTCTCGGTCCAACGAACGGTAGCTTAGGATCAACTAACCACTTGGCATTTAATCGAACTCCTCGGACTCATAGAACCCATTCTCAGATCCTCATTCCCCCTCAAATCAATAGCTGAATTAACATCTACTCACTAACTAAGCCAAAACCCTTGTGTTCGTCACTCATTTGAAGCAAACcaactacaaaaaaaattatgaaatagtGGAGTATAGGAAAACATGCACTACTTGGTTTTACAGACCCATCTCATTCTCgaagattttaaaaaagaaaaaaaattgatacatgTTTTTGTTGAGGAAGCAAAGAATAAAACCCCACATGTTTTAGAAACACCCACCAAAGCAAAACCCAAGAAATAGTGTCAGAAACAGAGCATTTAAAGCTCTCTTGGGAACGGAAGGAGTCAGGAAAATCGAGAAGGGAAGGTAGAGATATAGAGGAAAACTAAAAACCCAGATTGGAAAAGAGATTTGGAGAAGTGGGTCACGTGCAACTTTTTTCTCTATATTATGCCCAGAATCTGAGAAACTCCCTAGGCGATGAACTGTTCAAGCTCGACTCcgataatttaaatttgaaaataaatctaGAGAGGATGGTGCATCACTTTCTAATGTAACAACATGTAGTTTCGATGCAAGTGAAATTTGGATCATGACAAAGATCATCTCCCAAGAAGAA
Above is a genomic segment from Vitis riparia cultivar Riparia Gloire de Montpellier isolate 1030 chromosome 14, EGFV_Vit.rip_1.0, whole genome shotgun sequence containing:
- the LOC117930912 gene encoding sulfite oxidase, producing MPGLRGPSDYSREPARHPCLRINAKAPFNAEPPRSMLITTYVTPVDLFYKRNHGPIPIVDDIERYSVSVRGLIEHPKMLSMKDIWDLPKYDVTATLQCAGNRRTAMSKVRTVKGVGWDIAAIGNAVWGGAKLADVLELVGIPKFTSTTQSGGKHVEFVSVDMCKEENGGPYKASIPLSQASNPEADVLLAYEMNGEPLNRDHGYPLRVIVPGVIGARSVKWLDSINIIAEPCQGFFMQKDYKMFPPSVNWDNIEWSTRRPIMDFPIQCAICSLEDINVIKHGKITVSGYAAAGGGRGVERVDISVDGGKTWVEASRYQKPGIPYVSDDENNDKWAWVLFEAKVDAPHSTEIVAKAVDTAANVQPESVEEIWNLRGVLNTSWHKVQVRVGHSTM